One window of Candidatus Tectomicrobia bacterium genomic DNA carries:
- a CDS encoding YceI family protein yields MQTMRKRSAWRCAVFFAFALLAASSASAASSTPLPRGTFAVIPARSDVRARVSSTLHDFDVEAKVYRGEAVISRDSGNPVQLFVEFRVKEMVSGNFMRDQVMRSDVFEDARYPLVRFRSEKISLAGTGPEGSLRFQAEGTLNMHGVEKNQIISIFVSPGGDRILARAEFPLRISDYGMKVPSPLPFLHTEDVVKVTVRIVLHPGGD; encoded by the coding sequence ATGCAGACGATGCGGAAGCGGAGCGCGTGGCGGTGCGCCGTGTTTTTCGCTTTCGCCCTCCTCGCAGCCTCCTCCGCCTCGGCGGCCTCATCCACCCCGTTGCCGCGGGGGACATTCGCCGTCATCCCCGCCCGGAGCGACGTGCGGGCCCGGGTCAGTTCCACTCTTCATGACTTCGATGTCGAAGCGAAGGTATACCGGGGCGAGGCGGTGATTTCCCGCGATTCGGGCAATCCCGTTCAGCTTTTCGTCGAATTTCGCGTCAAGGAGATGGTTTCGGGGAACTTTATGCGGGACCAAGTGATGCGGAGCGATGTCTTCGAAGACGCAAGATACCCCCTCGTCCGATTCCGATCCGAAAAGATTTCTTTGGCGGGGACCGGCCCCGAGGGCTCTCTCCGCTTCCAGGCGGAGGGAACGCTCAACATGCATGGCGTGGAGAAGAACCAGATAATTTCCATCTTCGTTTCTCCGGGCGGGGACCGTATCCTCGCCCGGGCGGAGTTCCCGCTCCGCATCTCGGACTATGGGATGAAAGTTCCCTCTCCCCTCCCCTTCCTCCACACGGAGGACGTGGTGAAGGTCACGGTCCGGATCGTCCTCCATCCCGGCGGGGATTGA
- the mce gene encoding methylmalonyl-CoA epimerase has protein sequence MFNKIHHIGIAVKDMDAAIALYQKMGAKLLAREKSRDGGADLAMMDLGGDLIEPISPLRDDTSLARFIRERGEGLHHVAYDVKNIEGVIAQMKAQGFQMIDEKSRPGFGGHLVAFIQPKSTMGTLWELVEDI, from the coding sequence ATGTTCAACAAGATCCACCACATCGGTATCGCTGTGAAAGACATGGATGCCGCCATCGCGCTCTACCAGAAGATGGGGGCCAAGCTGCTCGCGCGGGAAAAGAGCCGGGACGGCGGCGCGGACCTCGCCATGATGGATCTGGGAGGGGACCTCATCGAACCCATCTCCCCCCTCCGGGACGACACCAGCCTTGCCAGGTTCATCCGGGAACGCGGCGAGGGGCTTCACCATGTGGCTTACGACGTGAAAAACATCGAGGGAGTCATCGCCCAGATGAAGGCGCAGGGCTTCCAGATGATCGACGAGAAGTCCAGGCCCGGCTTCGGCGGCCATCTGGTCGCGTTCATCCAGCCGAAGAGCACCATGGGGACGCTGTGGGAGCTGGTCGAGGATATTTAG
- a CDS encoding SDR family oxidoreductase, with amino-acid sequence MPRKVEGKRAVVTGASSGMGAAIALRLAAEGADVWVVGGANAQAREEIAARCRAHGVRADGKGYDFSDSRQGGTAVAEGAAFLGGLDILVNCVGTRNFKPLVEVTDEEIDVMFEVNTKSFYFAGREAAKRMIPQRSGHILMMGSVSGHHARPARTLYCGTKAALELFTRSLAMELGPYGIQVNCIAPGLVASGRVKAKLAEEPDYRETRLRGISLGRFGDPEHIAATVVFLMSPENDFMSGSIISVDGATMTG; translated from the coding sequence ATGCCAAGAAAAGTGGAAGGGAAGCGGGCTGTCGTGACGGGTGCCTCCTCCGGCATGGGCGCCGCCATCGCCCTTCGGCTCGCGGCCGAAGGGGCGGACGTCTGGGTGGTGGGCGGAGCCAACGCCCAAGCCCGCGAGGAGATAGCCGCGCGATGCCGGGCGCATGGCGTTCGCGCGGATGGAAAGGGGTATGACTTCAGCGATTCGCGGCAAGGAGGAACGGCTGTCGCGGAGGGCGCCGCCTTCCTGGGCGGCCTCGACATCCTCGTCAACTGCGTGGGCACACGAAACTTCAAGCCACTCGTCGAGGTCACGGACGAGGAAATCGACGTCATGTTCGAGGTGAACACGAAATCCTTCTACTTCGCCGGCCGAGAGGCGGCCAAGCGAATGATCCCCCAGCGGAGCGGCCACATCCTCATGATGGGCTCGGTCTCGGGCCATCATGCCCGGCCCGCGCGAACCCTCTACTGCGGCACCAAGGCGGCGCTCGAGCTCTTCACCCGGAGCCTGGCCATGGAGCTGGGCCCCTATGGGATACAGGTGAATTGCATCGCCCCCGGCCTCGTGGCGAGCGGCCGCGTGAAGGCGAAACTGGCGGAGGAGCCGGATTACAGGGAGACGCGCCTGAGGGGGATCTCCCTCGGCCGCTTCGGCGACCCCGAGCACATAGCCGCTACGGTCGTATTCCTTATGTCCCCGGAGAACGATTTCATGAGTGGTTCCATCATTTCGGTCGATGGGGCGACGATGACGGGATAG